In Mycolicibacterium alvei, a single window of DNA contains:
- a CDS encoding Rossmann-like and DUF2520 domain-containing protein has translation MEQPPVNGWSPPEGLRPARLSVGIVSAGRVGTALGHALERVEHVVVACSAISEASRLRAQRRLPDSSVLPVPEVAKRAELLLLTVPDTELAALVSGLAATGAVRPGTIVVHTSGANGVAILAPLTEQGCIPLAIHPAMTFTGSDEDLARLPDACFGITAADEIGYAIGQSLVLEIGGEPFRVPEHARTQYHAALAHASNHLVTLVLDAVDALRAALRGQELLGQELVGDAPGGLPERVVGPLARAALENALQRGQAALTGPVARGDAAAVGAHLNALRGLDPQLAQAYRADSLRTAQRAHAPVDVFAVLSDIGPETSPETSQG, from the coding sequence ATGGAGCAACCCCCTGTAAACGGGTGGTCCCCACCCGAGGGTCTGCGTCCGGCCAGGCTCAGCGTCGGCATTGTGTCGGCGGGCCGGGTGGGCACCGCGCTGGGCCATGCCCTGGAACGCGTGGAACACGTGGTGGTGGCGTGCAGCGCGATCTCCGAGGCGTCGCGGCTGCGGGCACAGCGCCGGCTACCGGACAGCTCCGTCCTCCCGGTGCCCGAGGTGGCCAAGCGAGCCGAACTGTTGCTGTTGACGGTTCCCGACACCGAGCTGGCTGCTCTGGTGTCCGGCCTGGCTGCCACGGGTGCGGTACGGCCCGGCACGATCGTGGTGCACACCTCCGGCGCCAACGGGGTCGCGATTCTGGCCCCGCTGACCGAGCAGGGGTGCATTCCGCTGGCCATCCACCCGGCGATGACGTTCACCGGCTCCGACGAGGATCTCGCGCGGCTGCCCGATGCGTGTTTCGGCATCACCGCGGCCGACGAGATCGGGTACGCGATCGGGCAGTCGCTCGTGCTGGAGATCGGTGGCGAACCGTTCCGGGTCCCCGAGCACGCCCGGACGCAGTACCACGCGGCGCTGGCGCATGCCAGCAACCACCTGGTCACCTTGGTGCTCGACGCTGTGGACGCCCTGCGAGCCGCGCTGCGCGGCCAGGAGCTGCTCGGTCAGGAACTCGTCGGAGATGCGCCCGGCGGGCTGCCCGAGCGCGTCGTGGGCCCGCTGGCGCGCGCCGCGCTGGAGAACGCGCTGCAACGCGGCCAGGCCGCGCTGACCGGGCCCGTTGCGCGTGGTGACGCAGCTGCGGTGGGCGCTCATCTGAATGCCCTGCGCGGATTGGATCCCCAACTGGCCCAGGCGTATCGGGCTGATTCACTGCGTACCGCCCAGCGGGCTCATGCGCCCGTGGACGTTTTTGCGGTGCTCTCGGACATCGGACCGGAAACCAGCCCTGAAACGAGTCAAGGATGA